The candidate division KSB1 bacterium genome segment GTTTCCTTGCGAAGATCGCTGGCCACGTCCAATGGCGTCAAATCAAAGTAGCCACCATGATCCAAAACCTCAGGAGTTCCATTGCCATTGCCGTTTTTAAAATAAAAATATTCCAACTCTGGACCGACGTAAAAATGATCGAACCCCATGCTTTTCATTCGTTCAAGATTTTTTTTCAATACCCACCGCGGATCTCCCTGGTATGGTTGACCGTCTGGCGTGTAGATATCGCAGAAAACTCGTGCCACCACGCTATTGTCCGCCGTTTTCCATGGCAAAATTTGAAAGGTATCGATATCGGGCTTGGCTATCATATCGCTCTCATCGATTCGGGCAAAACCTTCGATCGATGACCCATCGAATCCCATCCCCTCCTCCATGGCGTTCTCAAATTCATCAATCGTGATCGCAAAACTCTTCAGAAAACCCAACAAGTCGCTGAACCAGAATCTGATAAATCGAACTTTATTCCGTTTCGCCAATTCCAGCACTTTTTGTTTTCGCAGATTGTCCATGTCACTCTTGCTCCTCAGGTTTTATTTGGCATGATTTATTCTCACGCCCACTCCAAACAGATCCGTTTTTAAAAACGAGGTTTAAAAATGCAGAACGAATGTTGGATTTGATATTTATCGGACGCTCTCATCCAATGGGGACAGGCGCTATTTATTGGAATTGCCTGTTCAAAATTTTAGCGGCAAATATAATTAGTTTTTCGCTCAATGTCAAACAAATTTTTATTGCTATTTTAATTTTTATGCTATATCTTTGCGGAGGCATTTATCAACTTCATGGCAAATCGTCTTCGAGATTATCAATAAATTACAAAGATGAATTTAAACTAGATGGAGGAGGTCTCTATGTTCGGGTATGTCTTAGCTTTCATTATTGGAGCGATCTTTGTGAGCTATCTCTTTTCATTAAAAAATCGCGCTGGCGTAAATCCAGTAACATCGGCGTTCCGAGGCAATATGAAACTCATCATTTTCGCCATCATCATCATATTGATCATCGCTTTTATCATCCAATCTGTGACCATTATCGAGGCAGGAACCGTCGGCGTCGTGAAACGACTTGGCGCTGTGAAAAGCGAGCTGACCCCAGGACTGCATTTCATCATTCCATTGATCGATGAAGTCGTAATTTTCCCAACCGTTAAGAAGACGTATGAGGCTTCGGACAATCCCGAGTCCAGCCAGGCCGATTTCCCAGATGTGATCATCACAGCGCTCACTGCGGATGGACAAAAAATCCGCGTGGGTATTACTGCCCGATTTATGATCCAGCCCGGAAAGGCAACATGGATCTTGCAAAATCTTGGGACAGAACGAGATTATGTGGAAAAAGTCGTCAAGACCGAAATCCGTGGTTCAGGACGCCGCGTGCCCACCCGATTTGCCTCCTATGATCTTTATACCAAGAGGAGCTACGAAGCCCAACAAGCGCTGTTCGATGAAATCTACCCAAAATTTCAAGAAAACGGACTGATCCTCGACGAACTCGTTCTGCGCAATATCATTTTCACGGATGAGTATGCCCGGACATTAGAGGAAAAACAAATCGCCTTAGAAAATATCACCACCGAGAAGAATAAGCTCGAGCAAGAAAAAATTCGGAAGGAACAGAAAATCGTTGCAGCAGAAGGTGATGCAAAGAGCATCGAAATCCGACAAGCAGCATTGACCAAAAATCCGACGATCATTCAATGGGAATTTGTCCAAAAGCTTGCTCCTAACATCCAGTGGGGAATTTTGCCTCAGAGTGCTGTTCCATTATTCAATCTGCAGGGATTTGGCAGCCCTCAAAAATAAGCAAAAAAATTTCCCAATTCCCTGATATTTTGGAAGGCATCGGGTTATTCTAATTGAAGCCTGAGAAAATTTGCCCACGCGCTGGTTGGAAACTTTTCCAAAAAATATCTGGCAACCGAAGGGCTATTGAGCAACTCGCCTGTTACCAATTTGACATTCTCTAGCCAATGTCTTTGCAGGTGGTCCACGATGCCATTTCGATACAGCGTTACAATATTATGATCAAAGTTGACGATCTGGTTTCTGGGACTTACATCAAACAATTGCCCTGTCATGGCAAGGACATCGGCGCGCTTTATTTCAAAATAATTGCGCCTCGGATCGATCA includes the following:
- a CDS encoding prohibitin family protein, producing MFGYVLAFIIGAIFVSYLFSLKNRAGVNPVTSAFRGNMKLIIFAIIIILIIAFIIQSVTIIEAGTVGVVKRLGAVKSELTPGLHFIIPLIDEVVIFPTVKKTYEASDNPESSQADFPDVIITALTADGQKIRVGITARFMIQPGKATWILQNLGTERDYVEKVVKTEIRGSGRRVPTRFASYDLYTKRSYEAQQALFDEIYPKFQENGLILDELVLRNIIFTDEYARTLEEKQIALENITTEKNKLEQEKIRKEQKIVAAEGDAKSIEIRQAALTKNPTIIQWEFVQKLAPNIQWGILPQSAVPLFNLQGFGSPQK